The following proteins come from a genomic window of Mucinivorans hirudinis:
- a CDS encoding CRISPR-associated protein Csn1/Cas9 family → MKKILGLDLGSASIGWALVEETEQMQYNIVSLGSRIIPYNGTEGQEFEKGTGESRNSLRTKARTARKGYDRYQLRRKNLEKILLQNGMYPNEQVRALQKLELWKLRADAPNVQISLPELGRLLFWLNQKRGYKSSRSDANLDKKDTEYVATVKSRHQKIKDAGQTVGQYFYGQILENEYHRIKEQVFPREAYIEEFDAIVARQKEYYPTILKQELIDKIRNEVIYFQRGLKSQKGLVSVCEFEGREFNGHFGGPKVAPKSSPIFQLGKIWENINNIKIADIELTAEQKLVFFNYLNCHERITEAKIRELLKLSKDSRLNGQLKNGLTGNKTYSQIASCFGNKIGEYERLFKFELEVIESEKLEYTYHPKSHIPVGEKRRKYISENVEKEPYYRLWHTIYSIKDKDECRAALIKNFGIEEEIAEKLASLDFSAGGFGNKCAKVIRKILPYLMEGDKYNVAMDYAGYNHSFSQTKDENLQRVLLDSINHLPKNSLRQPIVEKILNQMINLVNEVIKQWGRPDEIRVELARKLKQSKTERNDDDNFMRKRERENEIIKADLAKYGLKATRNNVIKWRLYHEIDDKDKKLNARCIYCGQPISLTEAILGNNVDVEHIIPKDKLFDDSQSNKTLAHRSCNSGKGNKTAYDFMKDKPQFEEYVARVEELYKKHLISLTKKRKFLMSEDKIPSDFIDRQLRESQYIARKSREILQTVCRNVWSTDGGVTAHLRKLWGWDDVTMNLQMPKYKGIGMTEIVEWESNHGKNQHTQEVIKDWSKRDDHRHHAIDALVVACTRQGYIQRINTLNSSETKDEMHRKVAGSLVEFNQKHTLLNKYLITEKPFTTSEVEDVVSKILVSFKAGKKAATPGKRKVGKRGNKQVVQDGIIIPRGALHADSVSGSIKQYDPTGNFENHNVIKYKVGVGKGYLFDGKDDKKKIDKTIDCIVDKKIRDLIKQRAEESNYSLKKMFETPILFNQRAVFSVRCKTGNKAVVPIRNGYVVPDNNHHTAIYKYDGGLKEQCVSLMQAIERKRYNLPIIIKNPKEIYDKITEIANINQLLFDSLPKLDWEFVTTLQKNDMFILGMDYSATEEALADGNYRLLSEYLYKVQNISDGIYRLCHHTITKFDLSKANKPDKRFYNIQSLKAWNTLNPQKVKINILGQIERQ, encoded by the coding sequence ATGAAGAAAATATTAGGTTTGGATTTGGGTTCGGCAAGTATTGGCTGGGCTTTGGTAGAAGAGACTGAGCAGATGCAATATAATATTGTATCGCTTGGAAGCAGAATCATCCCATATAACGGGACAGAGGGGCAGGAATTTGAGAAGGGGACGGGAGAGAGTCGTAACTCCCTTCGGACAAAGGCGCGAACAGCCCGTAAAGGTTATGACAGATACCAACTACGCCGAAAAAATCTCGAGAAAATATTACTTCAAAACGGAATGTATCCCAATGAGCAAGTCAGAGCACTACAAAAGTTGGAGTTATGGAAACTTCGAGCGGATGCTCCCAATGTGCAAATATCTTTACCTGAATTGGGTCGGTTATTGTTTTGGCTTAACCAGAAGAGAGGGTACAAGAGTTCTCGTTCGGATGCAAACCTCGACAAAAAAGATACGGAATATGTTGCAACTGTTAAATCGAGGCATCAAAAAATAAAAGATGCGGGACAAACCGTAGGGCAATATTTTTATGGTCAAATTCTCGAAAACGAATATCACCGCATAAAGGAGCAGGTCTTTCCGCGCGAGGCATACATTGAGGAGTTCGATGCGATAGTTGCCCGTCAAAAAGAGTATTATCCGACTATTCTAAAGCAAGAGTTAATAGACAAGATACGCAACGAGGTAATCTACTTTCAACGCGGATTGAAATCCCAAAAGGGGTTAGTCTCCGTATGCGAGTTTGAGGGCAGAGAGTTCAATGGACATTTTGGAGGTCCAAAAGTTGCTCCCAAAAGTTCGCCAATTTTTCAGTTAGGGAAGATATGGGAAAATATCAACAATATCAAAATAGCGGATATTGAGCTTACGGCTGAACAAAAACTGGTATTTTTCAACTATTTGAACTGCCACGAGAGAATCACTGAGGCAAAAATCAGAGAGTTGCTAAAGCTATCAAAAGATAGCCGCCTGAACGGACAGCTTAAAAACGGATTGACAGGAAATAAAACATATTCGCAGATTGCCTCCTGCTTTGGCAACAAAATCGGAGAGTACGAAAGGTTGTTTAAGTTCGAGTTAGAGGTAATTGAAAGCGAAAAGCTTGAATATACATATCATCCAAAGAGCCATATACCCGTAGGTGAGAAGAGACGAAAATATATATCGGAGAACGTTGAGAAAGAGCCATATTATCGTCTGTGGCATACTATCTATTCAATCAAGGATAAGGATGAATGCCGCGCGGCATTGATAAAAAATTTCGGTATCGAAGAGGAGATAGCCGAGAAATTGGCTTCGCTGGATTTTAGCGCGGGAGGTTTCGGGAATAAGTGTGCTAAGGTTATCCGAAAGATTTTGCCCTACTTAATGGAGGGTGATAAGTACAATGTTGCGATGGATTATGCCGGTTATAACCACTCATTTTCGCAAACTAAGGATGAAAACTTACAACGTGTATTATTAGACTCAATAAACCATCTCCCAAAAAATTCCCTTCGCCAGCCTATTGTCGAAAAGATTCTCAACCAGATGATTAATTTGGTAAACGAGGTGATTAAACAGTGGGGTCGACCCGATGAAATTCGTGTTGAGCTTGCTCGCAAACTCAAGCAGAGTAAGACAGAGCGCAACGATGACGATAATTTTATGAGAAAACGTGAGCGTGAGAATGAAATTATCAAGGCGGATTTAGCGAAGTATGGATTGAAAGCCACGCGTAACAACGTCATTAAATGGCGATTGTATCACGAAATAGACGACAAGGATAAAAAACTGAACGCCCGCTGCATATATTGTGGTCAGCCGATTTCGCTAACCGAAGCAATACTCGGCAATAATGTTGATGTTGAGCATATTATACCGAAAGACAAACTATTTGACGACTCACAGAGTAACAAAACGCTCGCTCACCGAAGTTGCAACAGCGGCAAGGGCAATAAAACGGCTTATGACTTTATGAAGGATAAGCCTCAGTTCGAGGAGTACGTGGCACGTGTGGAAGAGCTTTATAAAAAACACTTGATTTCTCTTACAAAAAAACGCAAGTTCTTGATGAGCGAGGATAAAATCCCGAGTGATTTCATCGACCGCCAGTTGCGAGAAAGTCAATATATTGCACGTAAATCACGCGAGATTCTCCAAACGGTGTGTCGTAACGTTTGGAGTACGGATGGCGGGGTAACAGCTCATTTGCGCAAATTATGGGGTTGGGACGATGTAACAATGAATCTCCAAATGCCAAAATACAAAGGGATTGGTATGACCGAGATTGTGGAGTGGGAGAGCAACCACGGCAAAAATCAACACACGCAAGAGGTAATCAAAGATTGGAGCAAACGCGACGACCATCGCCACCACGCAATTGATGCGCTCGTAGTTGCTTGCACTAGGCAAGGATATATCCAGCGCATCAACACACTCAATTCGAGCGAAACCAAAGATGAGATGCATCGTAAAGTTGCAGGTAGTCTGGTGGAGTTTAACCAGAAACATACGCTGTTGAATAAGTATTTAATTACTGAAAAACCGTTTACAACCTCGGAGGTGGAAGATGTGGTATCAAAAATATTGGTATCGTTCAAAGCCGGTAAAAAAGCGGCTACGCCCGGCAAGCGTAAAGTTGGCAAAAGGGGAAACAAACAAGTTGTGCAGGATGGTATCATCATTCCTCGCGGAGCATTACACGCTGATAGCGTGAGTGGAAGCATCAAACAATATGACCCAACAGGCAATTTTGAGAATCATAATGTAATAAAATACAAGGTTGGAGTTGGGAAAGGTTATTTGTTTGACGGTAAGGATGACAAGAAGAAAATTGACAAAACAATTGATTGTATTGTTGATAAGAAAATAAGAGATTTGATAAAGCAGCGTGCCGAAGAAAGCAATTACAGCCTTAAAAAAATGTTTGAAACCCCAATTTTATTTAATCAAAGAGCTGTTTTTAGTGTTAGATGCAAAACCGGAAATAAAGCAGTAGTTCCTATTAGAAATGGTTATGTAGTACCTGACAATAATCATCATACTGCTATATACAAATATGACGGTGGGTTGAAAGAGCAATGTGTATCGTTAATGCAAGCTATTGAAAGAAAAAGATATAATCTGCCAATTATTATTAAAAACCCTAAAGAGATATATGATAAAATAACAGAAATAGCAAATATTAATCAACTGCTTTTTGACAGTTTACCAAAGCTTGATTGGGAATTTGTAACAACTCTACAAAAGAATGATATGTTTATTTTGGGAATGGATTATTCGGCTACTGAGGAAGCATTAGCAGATGGAAATTACCGATTATTAAGTGAATATTTATATAAAGTTCAAAATATTTCGGATGGTATTTATAGACTATGTCACCATACTATAACTAAATTTGATTTGAGTAAAGCAAATAAACCAGACAAAAGATTTTACAATATCCAAAGTCTCAAAGCTTGGAATACTCTTAATCCTCAAAAAGTAAAAATTAACATTTTAGGGCAAATTGAAAGACAATGA
- a CDS encoding tRNA-specific 2-thiouridylase MnmA, which yields MSGGVDSSVAAYLLKKQGYQVIGLFMRNWHDTTGTLAGDCPWEDDRMFAELVAKKLDIEFHYIDLSDEYNRRVVDYMFAEYERGRTPNPDVLCNREIKFDAFLKAALKLGADYVATGHYCRKAIAENGFFRLLAGLDKNKDQSYFLCQLSQQQLNMALFPIGELEKSQVRQIAAEQGLATAARKDSQGICFVGKVDLPIFLQQKLRAVKGDIIEIPADCPRRHGEFEACKYSREDGWKVGEHNGAHFFTVGQRKGLGVGGKVEPLFVLQTDTAENIIYVGMGESHPGLNREGLFIARNDVHWIRPDLQKGGRYMVRIRYRQPLQEATLTIADDGIFIRFDSPQRGITCGQFAAWYSQDEELIGSGVIS from the coding sequence TTGTCGGGAGGAGTCGATTCCAGTGTTGCCGCATACCTGCTCAAAAAGCAAGGTTACCAGGTGATTGGACTATTTATGCGCAACTGGCACGACACGACAGGAACGCTCGCGGGAGATTGCCCGTGGGAGGATGACCGTATGTTTGCCGAATTGGTGGCGAAAAAGTTGGATATTGAATTTCACTACATCGACCTGAGCGATGAGTATAACCGCCGTGTGGTCGATTATATGTTCGCTGAGTATGAACGCGGACGCACACCTAATCCGGATGTACTCTGTAACCGCGAAATCAAGTTCGATGCCTTCCTAAAAGCCGCCCTAAAGCTCGGTGCAGACTATGTTGCCACTGGGCACTACTGTCGCAAGGCTATTGCCGAAAACGGCTTTTTCCGCCTGCTTGCGGGGCTTGACAAAAACAAAGACCAAAGCTACTTCCTTTGCCAACTGTCACAACAACAGTTGAATATGGCGCTTTTTCCGATAGGTGAATTAGAGAAGAGCCAAGTGCGCCAAATTGCTGCAGAGCAGGGTTTGGCTACGGCAGCACGTAAGGATTCTCAAGGGATATGTTTTGTGGGCAAGGTGGATTTGCCCATCTTTTTGCAACAAAAACTCAGGGCTGTCAAGGGTGACATAATTGAAATTCCTGCCGACTGCCCAAGGCGGCACGGCGAGTTTGAGGCTTGCAAATATTCGAGAGAGGATGGATGGAAGGTAGGGGAACACAATGGTGCACACTTCTTTACAGTCGGACAACGCAAGGGCTTGGGTGTGGGTGGCAAGGTTGAGCCGTTGTTCGTTTTGCAAACCGACACGGCGGAAAATATTATATATGTGGGTATGGGCGAGAGTCACCCTGGGCTCAATCGTGAGGGTCTGTTCATCGCCCGCAATGATGTACATTGGATACGCCCTGACTTACAAAAAGGCGGACGATATATGGTGAGAATCCGCTACCGACAGCCCTTACAAGAAGCCACGCTTACCATTGCAGACGACGGAATTTTCATACGCTTTGACTCGCCCCAGCGGGGCATTACCTGTGGGCAATTTGCCGCCTGGTATAGCCAAGATGAAGAGCTAATCGGCTCAGGAGTAATATCATAA
- a CDS encoding putative dipeptidase, with translation MMKKIFVATAFIALTTISAIYNNAHACTNLLVTKGASKTGATMVSYTADSHTLYGALYFFAAADHKPGSMRQVREWDTGKILGEIPEVAHTYSVVGNMNEHQLLIGESTFGGLSQLVDKTGLIDYGSLIYITLQRCKTAREAVEYMGWLVKTYGYCSSGESISIADPNEVWYLEIIGKGEKIINGVNANKGAVWVALKVPDGMISAHANHARITTFPLNDPSNCLYSPDVVSFAREQGIYKGADKDFSFSDVYDPLDFGGARGCEARVWSIFRRCADGMDKYEDYAMGYNLQNRMPLWVKPNRKLDVKDVAELMRDHYQGTKMDMTQDVGAGGHALPYRWRPMGFEVDGQEYVNERAISTQQTGWWYVGECRSWLPNPIGGVLWFGVDDTATSPLTPIYCGSTRVPASLAEGNGHMTEYSSTSMFWIQQRVTNFTYLRYDYIFRDVKRAMDRFENRCFAEQKAVDAAATMLYEENKELAIDFITDYSVNTAQNLFNTWVALDKYLLVKYIDGNVKKEIAEGVFKDNGNNHNIPASPDQPGYSEAWKRAVVKDAGETLKKVKSQK, from the coding sequence ATGATGAAAAAAATCTTTGTGGCGACTGCTTTCATAGCTTTGACCACCATCTCGGCAATCTACAACAATGCGCATGCTTGCACTAACTTATTGGTAACCAAGGGTGCATCTAAGACCGGCGCGACAATGGTCTCCTACACAGCCGATTCTCACACCCTTTATGGTGCGCTCTATTTCTTTGCGGCGGCTGACCATAAGCCGGGCTCGATGCGTCAGGTTCGAGAGTGGGACACGGGCAAAATCTTGGGCGAAATTCCAGAGGTTGCCCACACGTATTCTGTGGTGGGCAATATGAATGAGCATCAGTTGCTCATTGGTGAATCGACATTTGGCGGTTTGTCGCAACTAGTGGATAAAACAGGTCTTATCGACTATGGATCATTGATTTATATTACGCTTCAGCGTTGCAAAACCGCGCGCGAAGCTGTCGAGTATATGGGATGGTTGGTGAAAACGTACGGCTATTGCAGCAGTGGCGAAAGCATCTCTATTGCAGATCCTAACGAGGTTTGGTATTTGGAGATTATCGGCAAGGGCGAGAAGATTATCAATGGAGTAAACGCGAATAAAGGTGCGGTTTGGGTTGCTCTGAAAGTTCCTGACGGAATGATTTCGGCACACGCTAACCACGCTCGTATTACAACTTTTCCGCTCAATGACCCCTCAAATTGTCTCTATTCACCTGATGTTGTCAGCTTTGCGCGCGAGCAAGGAATTTATAAGGGAGCGGACAAAGATTTCAGTTTTTCGGACGTTTACGACCCCCTCGATTTTGGCGGTGCACGCGGCTGTGAGGCACGTGTTTGGAGCATATTCAGACGGTGTGCCGATGGTATGGATAAGTATGAGGATTATGCGATGGGTTACAACCTTCAAAATCGTATGCCTCTTTGGGTTAAGCCTAACCGCAAACTTGATGTAAAGGATGTGGCAGAGTTGATGCGCGACCACTACCAAGGTACTAAGATGGATATGACCCAAGATGTTGGCGCGGGTGGGCACGCACTGCCTTACCGCTGGCGTCCGATGGGATTCGAGGTTGACGGGCAGGAGTATGTGAATGAGCGTGCGATTTCCACGCAACAGACCGGTTGGTGGTATGTGGGTGAGTGTCGTTCGTGGTTGCCCAATCCAATCGGCGGTGTGCTTTGGTTTGGTGTGGATGATACTGCTACTTCGCCTCTGACTCCGATTTATTGTGGCTCGACACGTGTGCCTGCTTCATTGGCAGAGGGTAATGGTCATATGACAGAGTATTCTTCAACCTCAATGTTCTGGATTCAGCAACGCGTAACCAACTTTACGTATCTTCGCTACGACTATATTTTCAGAGATGTTAAGCGCGCAATGGACAGATTCGAGAATCGTTGCTTCGCGGAGCAAAAGGCTGTTGATGCTGCTGCAACAATGCTATACGAAGAGAACAAGGAATTGGCAATAGACTTTATCACAGACTACTCGGTAAATACGGCGCAAAACCTCTTTAATACTTGGGTCGCTTTGGATAAATACTTGTTAGTAAAATATATAGACGGTAATGTGAAGAAGGAGATTGCCGAGGGTGTTTTCAAGGATAACGGAAACAATCACAATATCCCTGCATCACCTGACCAGCCCGGTTACTCAGAGGCTTGGAAGCGTGCCGTTGTGAAGGATGCGGGTGAGACGCTCAAAAAAGTAAAAAGTCAAAAGTGA
- a CDS encoding MarC family integral membrane protein, with protein MHDSLTFGLLCFTTFFTLMNPLGLVPVFITMTSTLDTEQKVTTARKATIAAMVTLIVFAFSGQLLFKFFGISADAFRVVGGIIFLFVGMDMLNARLTTTKITQSEVKSYVNDISITPLAIPMICGPGAITSSIVLMEDAHTLLRKCVLVGSIAVIGILTYIILVGATKISRLLGEVGNNVMMRLMGLIVMVIAVEFFFAGLTPFLQKIFIK; from the coding sequence ATGCACGATTCTCTGACTTTTGGATTACTCTGCTTTACAACGTTTTTCACGTTGATGAACCCGCTTGGTTTGGTGCCTGTGTTCATTACGATGACCTCGACTCTGGATACGGAGCAGAAGGTCACAACGGCTCGAAAGGCGACCATTGCGGCGATGGTAACATTGATTGTCTTTGCCTTTTCGGGGCAGTTGTTGTTTAAGTTTTTCGGTATCTCGGCAGATGCTTTTCGTGTTGTCGGAGGTATAATATTTCTCTTTGTGGGGATGGATATGCTCAATGCTAGGCTGACTACCACGAAGATAACGCAATCGGAAGTGAAGAGTTACGTGAACGATATTTCGATTACGCCACTCGCAATTCCGATGATTTGCGGACCCGGAGCCATCACCTCCTCTATTGTCCTAATGGAGGATGCCCACACTCTGCTTCGTAAATGTGTGTTGGTTGGGTCGATAGCTGTGATTGGCATTTTGACCTACATTATACTTGTAGGAGCTACGAAAATTTCTCGCTTGCTGGGCGAGGTGGGCAACAATGTTATGATGCGGTTGATGGGCTTAATTGTTATGGTCATTGCGGTTGAGTTCTTTTTTGCCGGGCTGACTCCGTTTTTGCAAAAAATATTTATAAAATAA
- a CDS encoding Phosphatidate cytidylyltransferase — protein MKKLITRTITGIVFVWVIVEGTLWTEWSFYLLWVIIALLSLNEYFTLVRRSDVFKSKLLPYLVGGVYIAGAIWILTTMQPEMVVTILTIVWANDTGAFIVGSTIGKHKIAPKISPKKSWEGFFGGVVFAVGVALVWYALYWSDSQATIAPLFQDEIVVKWLWVALGVVVAVAAFFGDLLESKFKRLIGVKDSGAIIPGHGGMLDRFDAALLAIPAAKIFIALLF, from the coding sequence ATGAAGAAACTGATAACGAGAACAATAACAGGCATCGTATTTGTTTGGGTAATTGTCGAGGGGACACTTTGGACTGAGTGGAGCTTCTATCTGTTGTGGGTAATTATTGCCCTTTTGTCCTTAAATGAGTACTTTACACTTGTTCGGCGTTCCGACGTTTTCAAAAGCAAGCTGTTACCATATCTTGTTGGTGGGGTTTATATCGCAGGTGCGATTTGGATATTGACCACAATGCAGCCCGAGATGGTGGTTACCATTCTGACGATTGTGTGGGCAAATGATACGGGGGCTTTTATTGTGGGCTCTACTATCGGGAAACACAAAATTGCGCCCAAGATTTCGCCAAAGAAGAGCTGGGAGGGATTTTTTGGGGGAGTGGTTTTTGCAGTGGGAGTAGCTTTGGTGTGGTATGCTCTCTATTGGTCTGATTCACAGGCAACCATTGCGCCGTTGTTTCAGGACGAGATTGTTGTTAAGTGGCTTTGGGTTGCCCTTGGTGTGGTGGTTGCCGTGGCGGCGTTTTTCGGAGATCTATTAGAGAGTAAATTTAAGCGCTTAATTGGTGTAAAGGATTCCGGAGCAATTATTCCGGGACACGGCGGAATGTTGGATAGATTTGATGCTGCACTTTTGGCGATTCCGGCAGCGAAAATTTTTATAGCTCTCTTGTTTTAA
- a CDS encoding Phosphatidylserine decarboxylase, giving the protein MYIPVLLISLFFVGFFFRFFRVPKRRLPVMDSSVVYSAADGKVVAIEEVDDDFLSEKRIQVSVFMSVWNVHINWFPVGGEVVQFQHHIGEFLVAWHPKSSTDNERTTTVVDTGRHKILFRQIAGLLARRIVNYAEEHVGEKFEQCEQCGFIKFGSRVDILLPLDADIKIKMGDKVVGKQTVIATLPR; this is encoded by the coding sequence GTGTACATTCCGGTGCTGTTGATTTCACTCTTCTTTGTTGGTTTCTTTTTCCGTTTCTTCCGCGTGCCCAAGCGTCGATTACCTGTTATGGATAGTTCGGTGGTCTATTCGGCTGCTGACGGTAAGGTGGTTGCTATTGAGGAGGTAGATGATGATTTTCTCAGCGAAAAACGCATTCAGGTCAGTGTCTTTATGTCGGTGTGGAATGTGCATATAAATTGGTTTCCCGTTGGGGGCGAGGTGGTGCAGTTTCAGCACCATATAGGCGAATTTTTGGTTGCTTGGCATCCGAAGTCATCCACTGACAACGAGCGCACTACCACTGTTGTCGATACCGGACGGCACAAAATACTCTTTAGGCAGATAGCAGGTTTGCTTGCTCGCCGAATTGTCAATTATGCGGAGGAACACGTGGGCGAGAAGTTCGAGCAGTGTGAGCAGTGCGGGTTTATTAAGTTTGGTTCGCGGGTGGATATACTCCTTCCTTTGGATGCGGATATTAAGATTAAAATGGGCGATAAAGTTGTGGGTAAACAGACCGTAATCGCAACTCTACCTCGATGA
- a CDS encoding Permease, which produces MNAIYKWLAAASGLLLVGFLVWYFHTIVFYVLIAAVISLIGKPIVRGIRKLNILGKQIPMWIAAMVALLGVGMVFMSLGWFLVPILVEKVKVLSSFNPEHFGVILKETIKSIDDGINNMIPSVDFSISDALAAQIRPLFSSGIISNTINSLTLFVVDFIMAIFSVCFIAFFFLKDENLFVEGVVMLFPKKYGDNIRRSLNSITNLLIRYFIGICIESAIKLTVVAVALYFIGLDWNTALIIGAITAVLNVIPYIGPIIGGLFAFAIVTFSPPMGTELATLYWQIGLVLLIFQLIDNIILQPYIYSSSVKAEPLEIFIVILMAGYIAGVLGMLLAIPAYTVLRVIAKEFFNKFSLVQRLTEKM; this is translated from the coding sequence ATGAATGCAATATATAAATGGTTGGCGGCAGCCTCTGGTTTACTCCTCGTGGGATTCTTGGTATGGTATTTCCACACCATTGTTTTTTATGTACTGATAGCTGCCGTCATCTCGCTTATAGGTAAGCCTATAGTGCGGGGAATAAGGAAGTTAAATATACTTGGCAAGCAAATTCCTATGTGGATAGCCGCAATGGTTGCCCTGCTTGGTGTGGGTATGGTTTTTATGTCATTGGGATGGTTTTTGGTGCCTATTTTGGTGGAAAAGGTTAAAGTTCTCTCGTCATTCAATCCCGAACATTTCGGAGTGATACTTAAAGAGACCATCAAAAGCATTGACGATGGAATTAATAATATGATTCCATCGGTAGATTTTTCGATAAGCGATGCCCTTGCGGCTCAGATTAGACCGCTATTCTCTTCGGGTATTATCTCGAATACTATCAACTCGTTAACTTTGTTTGTAGTTGATTTTATAATGGCAATTTTTTCGGTTTGTTTTATTGCTTTCTTCTTTCTGAAGGATGAGAATCTCTTTGTAGAGGGTGTAGTGATGCTATTTCCGAAAAAATATGGGGATAATATTCGCCGCTCACTCAATTCTATTACCAACTTATTAATCAGATACTTCATAGGTATTTGCATTGAGTCGGCTATTAAGCTGACAGTTGTTGCTGTGGCACTCTATTTTATTGGATTAGACTGGAATACGGCACTCATTATCGGTGCAATAACGGCAGTTTTGAATGTCATCCCATATATAGGACCTATCATAGGAGGACTTTTTGCCTTTGCCATCGTAACTTTTTCGCCACCAATGGGCACTGAGCTTGCAACGCTCTATTGGCAAATAGGACTGGTGTTGCTTATCTTTCAGCTTATTGACAACATTATATTGCAGCCATACATCTACTCAAGTTCGGTAAAAGCCGAACCGCTTGAGATTTTTATTGTGATTCTGATGGCTGGTTATATCGCCGGAGTTTTGGGTATGTTGTTGGCAATTCCTGCCTATACGGTGCTCAGGGTTATTGCCAAGGAATTTTTTAATAAATTTAGTTTAGTTCAGCGCCTTACCGAAAAAATGTAG
- a CDS encoding Transketolase, N-terminal section gives MNNIKNLEKIAAQVRRDIVRMVAAVNSGHPGGSMSATDVVTALFFDVMDAEPAKFTREGKGEDMFFLSNGHISPVLYSVMARRGYFPVSELATFRLLGSNLQGHPTPRHLDTIRVASGSLGQGLSVALGVGLAKKLDGDTHKIFVLTGDGELQEGQIWEAAAFATARKIDNVIAIVDWNNQQIDGTCEEVLSQGEGSFRGKFEAFGWRVLEVDGHNMDEVIKTLRYAKENACGKGKPVVILAKTIMGKGVSFMENTNEFHGKATSAQQTEQALRELPTTDLGDY, from the coding sequence ATGAATAATATAAAGAATTTAGAAAAAATTGCCGCTCAGGTTCGTCGCGATATCGTGCGAATGGTTGCGGCTGTCAATTCGGGACACCCGGGAGGGTCGATGAGTGCGACAGATGTGGTTACGGCACTCTTTTTTGACGTTATGGATGCCGAGCCCGCAAAATTTACTCGCGAGGGTAAAGGTGAGGATATGTTTTTCCTGAGCAATGGGCATATTTCACCTGTGCTATACAGTGTTATGGCGCGTCGTGGCTATTTTCCCGTCAGCGAACTTGCTACATTCCGCCTGCTGGGCAGCAACTTGCAGGGACACCCAACGCCACGACATTTGGATACTATCCGCGTCGCGAGCGGTTCTCTTGGTCAGGGGCTTTCGGTGGCGCTCGGAGTGGGGCTTGCGAAAAAATTGGATGGTGATACCCACAAAATTTTCGTTCTCACGGGCGATGGCGAGTTGCAGGAGGGGCAAATTTGGGAGGCTGCAGCTTTTGCAACAGCTCGTAAGATTGACAACGTAATTGCCATTGTCGATTGGAATAACCAGCAGATTGACGGCACGTGTGAAGAGGTTCTGTCTCAGGGTGAAGGGTCGTTCAGGGGAAAATTCGAGGCTTTCGGTTGGCGCGTTTTGGAGGTGGATGGGCATAATATGGATGAGGTTATAAAGACGCTTCGCTATGCCAAGGAGAACGCCTGTGGTAAAGGTAAACCTGTCGTGATTCTTGCAAAAACCATTATGGGTAAGGGAGTCAGCTTTATGGAAAACACCAATGAATTCCACGGCAAGGCAACAAGTGCTCAACAGACCGAGCAGGCACTCCGAGAGCTCCCTACGACAGATTTGGGAGACTATTGA